A portion of the Thunnus maccoyii chromosome 20, fThuMac1.1, whole genome shotgun sequence genome contains these proteins:
- the kcnj2a gene encoding inward rectifier potassium channel 2a yields the protein MGSVRASRYSIVSSEEDGMKLATMAVPNGYGNGKSKVHTRHQPQSRFVKKDGHCNVQFINVSEKGQRYLADIFTTCVDIRWRWMFIIFCLAFLLSWLFFGCIFWLVAIFHGDLENDAQKCVSNVSSFTAAFLFSIETQTTIGYGYRYVTDECPVAVFMVVFQSIVGCIIDAFIIGAVMAKMAKPKKRNETLVFSHNATVAMRDNKLCLMWRVGNLRKSHLVEAHVRAQLLKSRTTAEGEYIPLDQMDIDVGFDSGVDRIFLVSPITIVHEIDEDSPFYDMSKQDLENSEFEIVVILEGMVEATAMTTQCRSSYVASEILWGHRFEPVLFEEKNYYKVDYSRFHKTYEVPSTPLCSARDLAEKKYILSNSNSFCYENEMALENKEDTDEGNGGSVGPDGTQTDNISETEHSQATVPLEPRPLRRESEI from the coding sequence ATGGGAAGTGTGCGAGCCAGCCGCTACAGCATTGTGTCATCAGAGGAGGACGGCATGAAGCTTGCCACTATGGCAGTACCCAACGGCTACGGGAACGGCAAGAGTAAGGTGCACACAAGGCACCAGCCGCAAAGCCGATTTGTAAAGAAAGACGGTCACTGCAACGTTCAGTTCATCAATGTGAGCGAGAAAGGGCAGCGCTACTTGGCTGACATCTTCACTACGTGCGTAGACATCCGCTGGAGGTGGATGTTCATCATCTTCTGTCTCGCCTTTCTCCTGTCGTGGCTCTTCTTCGGCTGCATCTTCTGGCTGGTGGCCATCTTCCACGGGGACTTGGAGAATGACGCCCAGAAGTGTGTCTCCAACGTGAGCAGCTTCACCGCTGCCTTTCTGTTCTCCATTGAGACTCAAACTACTATTGGCTATGGCTACAGATACGTAACTGACGAGTGCCCTGTTGCTGTCTTCATGGTGGTTTTCCAAAGCATCGTGGGCTGCATTATTGATGCCTTCATCATTGGAGCTGTCATGGCAAAGATGGCAAAGCCCAAGAAGAGGAATGAAACTTTGGTTTTCAGCCATAACGCCACTGTGGCCATGAGGGACAACAAGCTCTGCTTGATGTGGCGTGTGGGAAACTTAAGGAAAAGCCACCTGGTTGAGGCACATGTGCGAGCGCAACTCCTGAAATCCCGAACGACAGCAGAGGGGGAGTACATCCCCCTTGATCAGATGGACATAGATGTTGGCTTCGACAGTGGAGTTGACCGTATCTTCCTGGTCTCCCCCATCACCATCGTCCATGAGATCGACGAGGACAGCCCCTTCTACGACATGAGCAAACAGGACCTGGAGAACTCTGAGTTTGAAATCGTGGTCATCCTGGAGGGCATGGTGGAGGCCACCGCCATGACCACGCAGTGCCGCAGCTCCTACGTGGCCAGCGAGATCCTCTGGGGCCATCGGTTCGAGCCCGTGCTCTTCGAGGAGAAGAACTACTACAAAGTGGACTACTCCCGCTTCCATAAGACATACGAGGTGCCGAGCACCCCGCTGTGCAGCGCAAGAGACCTTGCagagaaaaaatacattctCTCAAACTCCAACTCCTTCTGCTACGAAAATGAGATGGCGCTGGAGAACAAAGAGGACACGGACGAGGGGAACGGGGGCAGCGTTGGGCCCGACGGCACCCAGACAGACAACATCTCAGAGACTGAACACAGCCAAGCCACGGTGCCGCTGGAGCCCCGGCCTCTGAGACGAGAATCAGAAATATGA
- the kcnj16 gene encoding inward rectifier potassium channel 16, which translates to MHKQYKSVSPTDDITAVTTENGHQPRKHRYVRKEGTCDVVFRHVPEEWLLFVNDIFTTLVEIRWRVMFLIFALSYILSWLFFGILFWVIALAHGDIKDHTTDPCVYEVRSFTAAFLFSLETQTTIGYGFRGMSENCMIAIIIVTIQDVMSCVIDTFVIGIAVAKMASARKRAQTVGFSNCAVINLRDDYLCLSWRVGDFRRHHLVEGMARAQIVRSTAHATGKMDVTYEDLVIQQRDIILVTPTTICHRIEPGSPLYKMSLVDLRKADFELVVSFTYTDDSTGILHQTRTSYTPAEILWGQLFQEMIRVSRRHYRVDYILFNQTAKVLVPEVSAEEYEHKKQLRPSPRHSPRHSPHGTPRLSPRSHRQNHENFLKPPKVMVELVNDSQPEPTISTAQEDKHQDTLTLPNDLTSTEM; encoded by the coding sequence ATGCATAAACAATATAAATCTGTGAGCCCCAccgatgacatcacagctgtgACGACTGAGAATGGACATCAACCAAGGAAACACCGATATGTGCGTAAAGAAGGCACCTGTGACGTTGTGTTCCGCCATGTTCCCGAGGAGTGGCTGCTCTTTGTGAATGACATATTCACCACCTTGGTGGAGATCAGATGGAGGGTGATGTTTCTGATCTTTGCCCTGTCTTACATCCTGTCCTGGCTCTTCTTCGGCATCCTCTTCTGGGTCATTGCTCTCGCTCACGGTGACATCAAAGACCACACAACTGACCCCTGCGTGTACGAGGTGCGCAGCTTCACAGCCGCTTTCCTCTTCTCACTTGAAACTCAAACCACCATTGGTTACGGTTTCAGGGGAATGTCCGAGAACTGCATGATTGCCATCATCATCGTCACCATCCAAGATGTCATGAGCTGCGTCATCGATACCTTTGTGATTGGAATTGCCGTCGCCAAGATGGCATCTGCTAGAAAGAGGGCGCAGACAGTGGGCTTCAGTAACTGTGCTGTCATCAACCTTCGCGATGATTACCTGTGTCTTTCCTGGAGAGTCGGTGACTTCCGCAGACACCACCTGGTGGAGGGAATGGCTCGTGCTCAGATAGTCCGTTCAACCGCGCACGCCACGGGAAAAATGGATGTGACCTATGAAGACCTGGTCATCCAGCAGAGGGACATCATCCTGGTTACACCTACCACCATCTGCCACAGGATCGAGCCCGGCAGCCCTCTGTACAAAATGAGTTTGGTAGATCTGCGGAAAGCAGACTTTGAGCTGGTGGTTTCGTTCACGTACACAGATGACAGCACAGGTATACTGCATCAGACCCGCACCTCATACACTCCAGCTGAAATCCTCTGGGGTCAGCTGTTCCAGGAGATGATCAGGGTCAGCAGGAGGCACTACAGGGTGGATTACATCCTGTTCAATCAAACTGCGAAGGTGCTGGTGCCCGAGGTGAGCGCTGAGGAGTACGAACACAAGAAGCAGCTGCGGCCCTCCCCTCGACATTCCCCACGACATTCGCCTCACGGTACTCCACGGCTCTCTCCGAGGTCACATCGGCAAAATCATGAAAATTTTCTGAAACCTCCAAAAGTAATGGTGGAACTCGTGAACGACAGCCAACCTGAACCAACCATTTCAACAGCTCAAGAAGACAAACATCAAGACACTTTGACTCTGCCAAATGATCTCACAAGTACAGAAATGTAA